Proteins from one Mycoplasma sp. Pen4 genomic window:
- a CDS encoding M42 family metallopeptidase: MEIKQQFKNRLIKYMEIEAMSRYEEPVATELRNNIKAGAYEIIRDKMGSIIFFKKSKKANAPKVMIAAHMDEVGYIVRSIDKKGQLLLSPIGGIWANTVIGTKAKLITRNKEYLGVFGHTSIHILQAEKVSKAVTNDELYADFGFRSDTEAIEAGVEIGDRVRMSGETILFANEDLVGGKAMDNRAGVIVLEFIANELADKDLDCDLYLVGTVQEEVGTRGAKTSVSIVNPEVAIALDTTSSHDTIGTIPGTTALFKGAALRFKDGGTLMDTKLVSLFEQVAKQYNIPAYKFVAMGGGTDAHELQFAKGGAATLTISLPQRYLHSPIGVCAISDLIAAKDLLVKFVSVFDNEKYDKISYK, encoded by the coding sequence ATGGAAATAAAACAACAATTTAAAAATAGATTAATCAAATATATGGAAATTGAAGCAATGTCTAGATATGAAGAACCTGTTGCTACAGAATTAAGAAATAACATCAAAGCAGGTGCATATGAAATCATAAGAGACAAAATGGGTTCAATTATTTTCTTTAAAAAGTCTAAAAAAGCAAACGCTCCAAAAGTTATGATTGCAGCTCACATGGATGAAGTTGGATACATTGTAAGAAGTATTGATAAAAAAGGACAATTACTTTTAAGCCCAATTGGCGGTATTTGAGCAAATACAGTTATTGGAACTAAAGCTAAGTTAATCACAAGAAACAAAGAATATTTAGGTGTCTTTGGCCACACATCAATTCACATCTTGCAAGCTGAAAAAGTCTCAAAAGCAGTAACAAACGATGAATTATATGCAGATTTTGGATTTAGAAGTGATACAGAAGCAATCGAAGCAGGTGTTGAAATTGGTGATAGAGTAAGAATGTCAGGTGAAACAATTCTTTTTGCTAATGAAGATTTAGTTGGTGGTAAAGCAATGGACAACCGTGCAGGTGTCATAGTATTAGAATTTATCGCAAATGAACTTGCAGATAAAGATTTAGATTGTGATTTATACCTTGTTGGTACAGTTCAAGAAGAAGTTGGAACACGTGGTGCTAAAACATCAGTTTCAATTGTTAATCCAGAAGTGGCTATTGCACTTGATACAACTTCAAGTCATGACACAATTGGTACAATTCCTGGAACAACAGCATTATTTAAAGGTGCAGCATTAAGATTCAAAGATGGTGGAACATTAATGGATACTAAATTAGTTTCATTATTTGAACAAGTTGCAAAACAATACAACATCCCAGCATATAAATTTGTGGCTATGGGTGGTGGAACAGACGCACATGAACTACAATTTGCCAAAGGTGGTGCAGCAACTTTAACAATTTCATTACCACAAAGATACTTACATAGTCCAATTGGTGTTTGTGCTATTTCAGATTTAATTGCAGCGAAAGATTTATTAGTTAAATTTGTGTCAGTTTTTGATAATGAAAAATATGATAAAATAAGTTATAAATAA
- a CDS encoding YneF family protein, with protein MVEMSTASFAIMIVSLIIGIALIAGLVTFFITKRMFEKQIKENPPITEKMIRIMFKQMGRSASETQIRQIMRSMNQAKNK; from the coding sequence ATGGTAGAAATGTCAACAGCATCATTTGCTATAATGATCGTCAGTTTAATTATTGGGATTGCACTTATCGCGGGGTTGGTAACATTCTTTATTACAAAACGTATGTTTGAAAAACAAATTAAAGAAAACCCGCCTATTACAGAGAAAATGATTCGTATCATGTTCAAACAAATGGGACGTTCAGCAAGTGAAACACAAATTAGACAAATTATGAGATCAATGAATCAAGCAAAAAACAAATAA
- a CDS encoding potassium transporter TrkG, translated as MWSPISQVQTETQISYIDSVFTTASAFSDTGLVVKDTFKHWNDLGQAVIAILILSGGIGIFALKFFFINYLFGHKTSSFNEMKLLQTERGGTDNTKTTRLIISSVKFIFFNIFIFSIILTIYFFYAEPRHTEAMKEFLKPGKDYINPQGNFLLSLKFGIFHTISAINNAGFDIISNASLMPYYQNYELQIIFIILLIIGGIGYPAIYDIASYIKHKYRRNKEKFRFSLFTKVSLTAYTLIFVLGFIPSIIFESSSQDPFSLWNQYYIPTNASETNVDVYVKWFKEGQNLQNIPTAIKPYIDKGYIYGSNWDKSFAVIFTTFSTRSAGFATINLKHLTSGTTFIYIIMMVIGSAPASTGGGIRTTTAALIIMSMIRILFGLPRVRMFKRAINKDTVNMASQILAIAVMILIIASLILSSSFDTYGGQIHTYSQSGNANNAYTIDNIIFEVASAFGTTGLSSGITKDLNIASKIALILVMFIGQFGISSTLLVWKRKNNYKRTYEYVDGDFAIG; from the coding sequence TTGTGATCACCGATTTCACAAGTTCAAACTGAGACACAAATCTCATATATTGATTCAGTTTTTACAACAGCTAGTGCCTTTTCTGACACTGGACTAGTTGTCAAAGATACTTTTAAACATTGAAATGATTTAGGACAAGCAGTAATTGCTATCCTAATACTTTCCGGGGGTATTGGTATCTTTGCTTTAAAGTTTTTCTTTATTAATTATCTTTTCGGACATAAAACATCCTCATTTAATGAAATGAAACTTTTACAAACTGAACGTGGTGGAACTGATAATACTAAAACTACTAGATTAATTATTTCATCAGTAAAATTCATTTTTTTTAATATCTTTATTTTTAGTATTATCTTAACAATTTATTTCTTTTATGCTGAACCAAGGCACACTGAAGCAATGAAAGAATTCTTAAAACCAGGTAAAGATTATATTAACCCACAAGGTAATTTCTTATTATCATTAAAATTTGGTATCTTCCATACCATCTCAGCAATTAACAATGCTGGATTTGATATTATTTCTAATGCATCATTAATGCCATATTATCAAAACTATGAGTTACAAATTATTTTTATTATCTTACTTATTATTGGTGGTATTGGGTATCCTGCAATTTATGATATTGCTTCATATATCAAACATAAATACAGACGTAATAAAGAAAAATTCCGTTTTTCATTATTTACAAAAGTTTCTTTAACTGCTTATACATTGATCTTTGTTTTAGGTTTTATTCCTTCAATTATTTTTGAATCAAGTTCACAAGATCCGTTTAGTTTATGAAATCAATATTACATTCCAACTAACGCATCAGAAACAAATGTCGATGTTTATGTAAAATGATTCAAAGAAGGACAAAACTTACAAAATATTCCAACTGCAATTAAACCATATATTGATAAAGGTTACATTTATGGTTCAAATTGAGATAAATCATTTGCAGTTATTTTTACAACCTTTTCAACGCGCAGTGCTGGATTTGCCACAATAAACCTTAAACACTTAACTTCTGGTACTACTTTCATTTACATTATAATGATGGTTATCGGTTCTGCTCCGGCATCAACGGGTGGTGGCATTAGAACTACGACTGCTGCATTGATCATTATGTCGATGATTAGGATTCTTTTTGGACTACCAAGAGTTAGAATGTTTAAACGCGCAATTAATAAAGACACAGTAAATATGGCGAGTCAAATTCTTGCTATTGCTGTTATGATTCTGATAATTGCATCATTAATATTAAGTTCATCATTTGATACTTATGGTGGACAAATTCATACATATTCACAAAGTGGCAATGCAAATAATGCATATACAATAGATAATATAATTTTTGAAGTAGCTAGTGCCTTTGGTACAACTGGATTATCAAGTGGTATTACCAAAGATCTTAATATAGCATCAAAAATAGCATTAATTTTAGTAATGTTTATCGGACAATTTGGAATTAGTTCAACATTA